Proteins from a single region of Chanodichthys erythropterus isolate Z2021 chromosome 13, ASM2448905v1, whole genome shotgun sequence:
- the zdhhc23a gene encoding palmitoyltransferase ZDHHC23-A isoform X2, protein MKRERFKPPQPDDPLCCCGDIDQQREYCCCDCEELDDACERLLRGEPDKPDIISRFISRMADHLGLPCCAIGPLRLELSVLPPMVLIPGLLRVAAINCMLGFVVLTALPGLVLWYYYVTHKRKRRTLFFLSLALFSLAYMYYLFLTEIVPRGDVSNLQLVTATTGMMLTLISLVRTKQGPGVVKSQSLALGINSSSTTNQSTNLPRDSTPCNGISQSKVEKEGKKKLCPVCQLVRPPRAGHCRICGACVLRMDHHCVWINSCVGQANHRQFILTLLLFLLTSFYGISLVLRSICPRQSLFTAMLYCPGVYSQYSADLNPVEHLWTNKFDPRQLHLATYRT, encoded by the exons ATGAAACGAGAACGTTTTAAGCCTCCGCAACCAGATGACCCTCTGTGCTGCTGTGGAGACATCGACCAGCAAAGAGAGTACTGCTGCTGTGACTGTGAAGAACTTGATGATGCCTGTGAAAG GTTACTCAGAGGAGAACCAGACAAGCCAGACATCATCTCTCGTTTCATCTCTCGTATGGCTGATCATTTGGGTTTGCCATGTTGTGCCATAGGACCCCTTCGATTAGAGCTCTCTGTTTTACCTCCCATGGTATTGATTCCTGGCCTGTTGCGAGTAGCCGCAATTAATTGTATGTTGGGATTTGTGGTCTTAACTGCCCTACCAGGACTGGTGCTTTGGTATTACTATGTGACTCACAAAAGGAAAAGACGCACATTGTTTTTCCTTAGTTTGGCACTTTTCTCCCTTGCCTATATGTACTACCTTTTCCTTACCGAGATCGTTCCCAGAGGAGATGTAAGTAATCTGCAGCTGGTTACTGCGACGACAGGCATGATGTTGACGCTTATCTCCCTTGTGCGCACCAAACAGGGACCAGGCGTTGTCAAATCCCAATCATTAGCTCTGGGAATCAACAGTAGctctacaaccaatcagagcacaaaCTTACCCAGAGACTCCACCCCCTGCAATGGAATCAGCCAGTCAAAGGTGGAGAAGGAAGGAAAGAAGAAGTTATGCCCTGTGTGCCAACTGGTGCGCCCACCAAGGGCTGGGCACTGCAGGATCTGTGGGGCATGTGTCCTTCGAATGGaccaccactgtgtttg GATAAACAGCTGTGTAGGCCAAGCCAATCACAGGCAGTTCATTTTGACGCTCCTTCTCTTCCTGCTGACATCCTTCTACGGGATCAGTTTGGTGTTACGGAGTATATGTCCACGACAGAGTCTATTCACAGCTATGTTATACTGTCCCGGAGTCTACAGCCAATACAG tgcagatcTCAATCCAGTTGAACATCTGTGGACCAATAAGTTCGATCCACGGCAGCTCCACCTCGCAACCTACAGGACTTGA
- the si:ch211-137i24.12 gene encoding immunoglobulin superfamily member — protein MAFFSLLTSRTLLSHLFHSALTGGFLSLYLLVNATIITNPTQTPLPILNTSTTDDLPALPADDPPGPQVVSYLQQPPKAKAVEGEDVVFPCFLKSDVGETLAVKKVSWYVQSLEARRNVLLGNDTVEDVFAGRVFLSGDLPMGDLSMTLRNISVRDQGLYLCTFISTNSSILHGAGTKLSIRKELGVTEESVGTIIGIVAAVVGVAAGLVAVILTQFKDKLSCLKK, from the exons ATGGCTTTCTTCAGTCTCTTAACTTCTAGAACTTTACTTAGTCACCTTTTCCACTCTGCCCTCACAG GTGGGTTTCTTTCTCTTTATCTACTCGTAAATGCGACCATTATCACCAATCCCACTCAAACTCCCCTGCCCATCCTGAACACGTCCACAACAGATGATTTACCTGCTCTGCCTGCTGACGATCCTCCTGGCCCACAGGTGGTGTCATATTTACAACAGCCTCCAAAGGCAAAAGCTGTGGAAGGGGAGGATGTGGTGTTtccctgttttttaaaaagtgatgTGGGTGAAACACTGGCTGTGAAGAAGGTGAGCTGGTATGTGCAGAGTTTGGAGGCAAGGAGAAATGTTCTACTAGGAAATGATACAGTGGAGGATGTGTTTGCTGGTCGTGTGTTTTTGTCTGGTGATCTGCCTATGGGAGATCTATCGATGACACTAAGGAACATTTCAGTGAGAGATCAAGGCCTGTATTTGTGTACCTTCATATCAACAAACTCAAGTATTCTTCATGGAGCCGGGACCAAACTCAGCATCCGCAAAGAGCTGG GTGTGACTGAAGAGTCTGTGGGCACTATAATTGGCATCGTTGCGGCAGTTGTTGGCGTGGCAGCGGGGCTGGTTGCTGTGATACTGACTCAGTTCAAGGACAAACTGAGCTGCCTGAAGAAATAA
- the zdhhc23a gene encoding palmitoyltransferase ZDHHC23-A isoform X1, protein MKRERFKPPQPDDPLCCCGDIDQQREYCCCDCEELDDACERLLRGEPDKPDIISRFISRMADHLGLPCCAIGPLRLELSVLPPMVLIPGLLRVAAINCMLGFVVLTALPGLVLWYYYVTHKRKRRTLFFLSLALFSLAYMYYLFLTEIVPRGDVSNLQLVTATTGMMLTLISLVRTKQGPGVVKSQSLALGINSSSTTNQSTNLPRDSTPCNGISQSKVEKEGKKKLCPVCQLVRPPRAGHCRICGACVLRMDHHCVWINSCVGQANHRQFILTLLLFLLTSFYGISLVLRSICPRQSLFTAMLYCPGVYSQYSTALCFTCVWYSVIITAGLLHLFIIQIINVSYNVTEREAQIALRNKTGRRRFCGLVVETGVYSRSFLQNWIQFLTMNTDENDSPFIFTDMCRSQSS, encoded by the exons ATGAAACGAGAACGTTTTAAGCCTCCGCAACCAGATGACCCTCTGTGCTGCTGTGGAGACATCGACCAGCAAAGAGAGTACTGCTGCTGTGACTGTGAAGAACTTGATGATGCCTGTGAAAG GTTACTCAGAGGAGAACCAGACAAGCCAGACATCATCTCTCGTTTCATCTCTCGTATGGCTGATCATTTGGGTTTGCCATGTTGTGCCATAGGACCCCTTCGATTAGAGCTCTCTGTTTTACCTCCCATGGTATTGATTCCTGGCCTGTTGCGAGTAGCCGCAATTAATTGTATGTTGGGATTTGTGGTCTTAACTGCCCTACCAGGACTGGTGCTTTGGTATTACTATGTGACTCACAAAAGGAAAAGACGCACATTGTTTTTCCTTAGTTTGGCACTTTTCTCCCTTGCCTATATGTACTACCTTTTCCTTACCGAGATCGTTCCCAGAGGAGATGTAAGTAATCTGCAGCTGGTTACTGCGACGACAGGCATGATGTTGACGCTTATCTCCCTTGTGCGCACCAAACAGGGACCAGGCGTTGTCAAATCCCAATCATTAGCTCTGGGAATCAACAGTAGctctacaaccaatcagagcacaaaCTTACCCAGAGACTCCACCCCCTGCAATGGAATCAGCCAGTCAAAGGTGGAGAAGGAAGGAAAGAAGAAGTTATGCCCTGTGTGCCAACTGGTGCGCCCACCAAGGGCTGGGCACTGCAGGATCTGTGGGGCATGTGTCCTTCGAATGGaccaccactgtgtttg GATAAACAGCTGTGTAGGCCAAGCCAATCACAGGCAGTTCATTTTGACGCTCCTTCTCTTCCTGCTGACATCCTTCTACGGGATCAGTTTGGTGTTACGGAGTATATGTCCACGACAGAGTCTATTCACAGCTATGTTATACTGTCCCGGAGTCTACAGCCAATACAG caCAGCGCTGTGCTTTACATGTGTGTGGTACAGCGTTATCATAACAGCCGGTCTGCTCCACCTGTTCATCATTCAGATTATCAATGTCAGTTACAACGTAACAGAACGTGAAGCTCAAATTGCTTTGCGCAACAAAACTGGCAGACGGCGCTTTTGTGGCCTGGTTGTGGAGACTGGTGTCTATTCACGAAGCTTCCTCCAGAACTGGATTCAGTTCCTCACAATGAACACGGATGAGAACGATTCCCCCTTCATCTTCACAGACATG tgcagatcTCAATCCAGTTGA